One stretch of Brachyhypopomus gauderio isolate BG-103 chromosome 10, BGAUD_0.2, whole genome shotgun sequence DNA includes these proteins:
- the plac8.2 gene encoding placenta associated 8, tandem duplicate 2, protein MIKVKNSMEITTQPRAFSPSTFQTGLLDCCVDCSTCLCGFFCLPCLGCNIASHMGECCLCGLGMPMRSVYRTKYNIKGSMCEDYMVSVFCLPCSTCQLKRDIVRRKDQEIF, encoded by the exons ATGATTAAGGTTAAGAATAGCATGGAGATCACCACCCAGCCTCGAGCATTTTCTCCCTCAACCTTCCAGACAGGACTGCTAGACTGCTGTGTTGACTGTAGCACAT GCTTGTGTGGATTCTTCTGCCTGCCTTGCCTGGGCTGTAACATTGCCAGTCACATGGGGGAGTGCTGCTTGTGTGGTCTGGGTATGCCCATGCGGAGTGTCTACAGAACCAAATACAACATTAAG GGGTCTATGTGTGAAGACTACATGGTCTCAGTCTTCTGTTTGCCTTGCTCTACGTGTCAGCTGAAGAGAGACATTGTCAGGAGGAAGGATCAGGAGATCTTCTGA